A segment of the Halovivax limisalsi genome:
TCGACGTCCTCGTCGGTGTGGGCGTGGCTGACGAACTGACACTCGAACTGGTTCTGCGAGAGGAAGATCTCCTCCTCGAGCATCGATTCCCAGAAGATTCGCCGCCAGCGGTCGGTCTCGCCGCGCTCGACGTCCGCCGCGCAGGTGGGTTCCGTCCCGTCGCGCGTGAAGAGGACCTTGAACATGCTCGCGGTCCCGGCGACGGTGTACTCGGGCGCCTGGTCGGCGACGATGTCTTCCAGTCCGCTCCGGAGTCGCTCGCCGAGGTCGTCGACGTGCGCGTAGACGTCGTTCTCGGCGGCGTAGGTGAGCGTCTCGAGGCCGGCGGCCATCGTCACCGGGTGGCCGGAGAAGGTGCCCGCCTGGAAGACGTCGCCCGCGGGCGTGAGGTGCTCCATGATCTCGGCCCGACCGCCGACGGCGCCGACGGGGAACCCGCCCCCGACGATCTTCCCGAACGTCGTGAGGTCCGGCGTCACGTCGAAGCGACCCTGCGCGCAGCCGAGGCCGCCGACGCGGAAGCCCGTGATGACCTCGTCGAAGATGAGGAGGGCGTCGTGTTCGGCGGTGATATTGCGGAGGAACTCGTGGTAGCCCTCCTCCGGGTGGACGATGCCGTAGTTGCCGAGGATGGGCTCGGTGAGCACCGCCGCGATGTCGTCGCCGTGGGCCTCGAAGACCTCCCGCATCGCGTCGCGGTCGTTGAACGGGACCGGGAGCGTGTGCTCGGCGAACGATTGGGGGATGCCCGCCGAAGAGGGGCGCGGATGTTCGGCGTCGCCCTCGACGAGCGTCGTCTCCTGGGCGCCGTGA
Coding sequences within it:
- the hemL gene encoding glutamate-1-semialdehyde 2,1-aminomutase, which encodes MKHDRSRDLYDRALSVMPGGVNSAVRAAVEPYPFFVHKGDGGHVVDVDDNRYVDWVMGLGPLLLGHDMPESVRAAVQRRASEGPMYAAPTEVEIELAEFVTRHVPSVEQLRFVNSGTEATVSAVRLARGYTGRNKIVVMQGGYHGAQETTLVEGDAEHPRPSSAGIPQSFAEHTLPVPFNDRDAMREVFEAHGDDIAAVLTEPILGNYGIVHPEEGYHEFLRNITAEHDALLIFDEVITGFRVGGLGCAQGRFDVTPDLTTFGKIVGGGFPVGAVGGRAEIMEHLTPAGDVFQAGTFSGHPVTMAAGLETLTYAAENDVYAHVDDLGERLRSGLEDIVADQAPEYTVAGTASMFKVLFTRDGTEPTCAADVERGETDRWRRIFWESMLEEEIFLSQNQFECQFVSHAHTDEDVDRTLEAYKEAL